From a single Seriola aureovittata isolate HTS-2021-v1 ecotype China chromosome 18, ASM2101889v1, whole genome shotgun sequence genomic region:
- the mctp1b gene encoding multiple C2 and transmembrane domain-containing protein 1 isoform X2, translating to MERSDGDENESCASQQNTMWKQFQARAKPLLSPKLGARDPEDKKERGMWMFKKMKRKENVVLDRVISSSQPDLLFSSQVDVEAKEAHLCGKAAGSGSGLGREKLQSSSKYKTSSPNKPTVAQLVQSHHKSSSLGSACLEKLAEPPGSSGGGSSGGSSGVGEAATAAAAAEPQLESKDEQSGISAPCSSGVTAERPAPSSGMYKLEVELKRGHNLAVRDRGGSSDPYVKFKLAGKEVFRSKTIHKNLNPVWEEKTSLIVDSLSEPLYVKVFDYDFGLQDDFMGSAYLYLESLEQQRTIPVTLVLQDPHHPEQDLGSLEFAVTLTPKHSPVEERRDSTTMLLRRSWKRSTKQQSLRLSELHRKSQLWRGIVSIALIEGRNLIPMDPNGLSDPYAKFRLGHQKYKSKTVPKTLSPQWREQFDLHLYEETGGVLEITVWDRDTGRRDDFIGRCQLDLSPLAKEQTHHLELPLEESRGVLVLLVTLTASAHVSIADLSVTPLDDPQERREILKRYGVLKSFSNLKDVGMVQVKVMRAEGLMAADVNGKSDPFCVLELNNDRLQTHTVYKNLSPEWNKAFTFNLKDVHSVLEVTVFDEDRDRSADFLGKVAIPLLHIRNGEQKGYLLKNKDLTGPTKGVIYLEVDVIYNTVKAALRTVVPAEQKYIEEEPKVSKQLLHQNFNRVKRCIMVLISYGTYINSCFEWESAQRSIISFVLFVVVVWNFELYMLPLALLLLLVWNYFFSSSRDTADMSMEAMFEWEDEEDDKDDKDSEHKGFMDKLYAIQDVFISVQNALDEVASYGERIKNTVNWTVPFLSWLAITALCLATLLLYLIPLRYLVLAWGVNKFTKKLRDPYMIDNNELLDFLSRVPSDVQVMQYHELKVDPGQSPNKRKRANLS from the exons ATGGAGCGGAGCGACGGGGACGAGAATGAGAGCTGCGCGTCCCAACAGAACACGATGTGGAAACAGTTCCAAGCCAGAGCCAAGCCGCTGCTCAGCCCCAAGCTGGGCGCCAGAGACCCGGAGGACAAGAAGGAGCGGGGCATGTGGATGTTCAAGAAGATGAAGCGGAAGGAGAACGTCGTCCTGGACCGGGTGATCTCCTCCTCACAGCCCGACctgctcttctcctctcagGTAGATGTGGAGGCGAAGGAGGCTCATCTCTGCGGCAAAGCGGCGGGGAGCGGCTCCGGACTCGGCCGGGAGAAGCTGCAGTCGTCCTCCAAGTACAAGACTTCCAGCCCGAACAAACCCACGGTGGCTCAGCTGGTACAGTCCCACCATAAGAGCTCCTCGCTGGGGTCTGCGTGCCTGGAGAAGCTGGCCGAGCCACCgggcagcagcggcggcggcagcagcggcggcagcagcggcgTGGGCGAAGCggcaacagctgcagcagcagcagaaccacaGCTGGAGAGCAAAGATGAGCAGTCG GGGATCTCTGCTCCCTGCTCCTCGGGGGTCACCGCCGAGCGACCCGCCCCCAGCTCAGGGATGTACAAGCTGGAGGTCGAACTCAAGAGAGGCCACAACCTGGCCGTACGGGACAGAGGAG GCAGCAGCGATCCGTACGTCAAGTTCAAACTCGCCGGTAAAGAAGTTTTCAGGAGCAAAACCATCCACAAAAACCTCAACCCGGTGTGGGAGGAGAAGACCAGTCTGATCGTAGATAGTCTGAGTGAACCTCTGTATGtaaag GTGTTTGATTATGACTTCGGTCTTCAGGACGACTTCATGGGTTCAGCTTACCTTTACCTGGAGTCTCTGGAGCAGCAGAG gacGATACCTGTCACTCTGGTGCTGCAGGACCCTCATCACCCTGAGCAGGACCTGGGCTCCCTGGAGTTCGCCGTCACCCTGACGCCTAAACACAGTCCCGTAGAGGAGCGGCGAGACTCCACG ACTATGCTGCTGAGGAGGTCCTGGAAACGATCCACTAAG cagcagtcattGCGTCTCTCAGAGCTGCATCGGAAGTCGCAGCTGTGGCGAGGGATCGTCAGCATCGCGCTGATCGAAGGTCGGAACCTGATCCCCATGGACCCCAACGGCCTGAGTGACCCCTACGCCAAGTTCAGACTGGGACACCAGAAGTACAAGAGCAAG aCCGTGCCAAAGACCCTGAGTCCTCAGTGGAGGGAGCAGTTTGACCTTCACCTGTatgaggagacaggaggagtgTTGGAGATCACAGTGTGGGACAGAGACACCGGGAGGAGGGACGACTTCATCGGACG CTGCCAGCTCGACCTCTCCCCTCTGGCCAAAGAGCAGACCCATCACCTGGAGCTGCCGCTGGAGGAGTCCCGGGGcgtgctggtgctgctggtcaCGCTGACCGCCTCGGCCCACGTCTCCATCGCCGACCTGTCCGTCACGCCGCTGGACGACCCGCAGGAGCGCAGGGAGATACTCAAACGATAC GGTGTGTTGAAGTCGTTCTCTAATTTAAAAGACGTGGGCATGGTGCAGGTGAAGGTGATGAGAGCAGAGGGACTCATGGCTGCTGATgtgaatg GTAAGAGCGATCCTTTCTGTGTGCTGGAGCTGAACAACGacagactacagacacacactgtttacaaGAACCTCAGTCCAGAGTGGAACAAAGCCTTCACCTT TAACTTGAAGGACGTCCACTCCGTGTTGGAGGTCACGGTGTTtgatgaggacagagacaggagcGCCGACTTCCTGGGAAAAGTCGCCATCCCCTTATTACAT ATCCGTAACGGCGAGCAGAAAGGCTACCTGTTGAAAAACAAGGATCTGACGGGTCCGACCAAAGGAGTCATCTACCTGGAGGTGGACGTCATCTACAACACG gtcAAAGCCGCTCTCAGGACGGTGGTTCCTGCAGAACAGAAATATATCGAGGAGGAACCAAAGGTCTCCAAacag ctgctgcaccaGAATTTCAACCGTGTGAAGAGGTGCATCATGGTCCTGATCAGCTACGGGACGTACATCAACAGCTGCTTCGAATGGGAGTCTGCGCAGAGGAGCATCATCTCCTTCGTG cTGTTCGTGGTGGTGGTGTGGAACTTCGAGCTCTACATGCTGCCGCTggcgttgctgctgctgctggtctggAACTACTTCTTCTCCTCGAGCAGGGATACAGCCGACATG tcaATGGAGGCCATGTTTGAAtgggaggatgaagaggacgaTAAAGACGACAAG GACTCGGAGCACAAGGGCTTCATGGATAAACTGTACGCCATCCAGGACGTGTTCATCAGCGTGCAGAACGCTCTGGACGAGGTGGCGTCGTACGGAGAGAGGATAAAGAA caCCGTGAACTGGACAGTGCCTTTCCTCAGCTGGCTGGCGATCACTGCCTTATGTTTGGCCACGCTTCTTCTCTACCTCATACCTCTCAGATACCTTGTGCTGGCATGGG gtgtGAATAAATTCACCAAGAAGCTCCGCGACCCGTACATGATCGACAACAATGAGCTGCTTGACTTCCTGTCCAGAGTTCCCTCTGATGTTCAAGTG atgcagTATCATGAGCTGAAGGTCGACCCCGGACAAAGCCCCAACAAACGCAAGAGGGCCAACCTGAGCTAG
- the mctp1b gene encoding multiple C2 and transmembrane domain-containing protein 1 isoform X1 translates to MERSDGDENESCASQQNTMWKQFQARAKPLLSPKLGARDPEDKKERGMWMFKKMKRKENVVLDRVISSSQPDLLFSSQVDVEAKEAHLCGKAAGSGSGLGREKLQSSSKYKTSSPNKPTVAQLVQSHHKSSSLGSACLEKLAEPPGSSGGGSSGGSSGVGEAATAAAAAEPQLESKDEQSGISAPCSSGVTAERPAPSSGMYKLEVELKRGHNLAVRDRGGSSDPYVKFKLAGKEVFRSKTIHKNLNPVWEEKTSLIVDSLSEPLYVKVFDYDFGLQDDFMGSAYLYLESLEQQRTIPVTLVLQDPHHPEQDLGSLEFAVTLTPKHSPVEERRDSTTMLLRRSWKRSTKQQQSLRLSELHRKSQLWRGIVSIALIEGRNLIPMDPNGLSDPYAKFRLGHQKYKSKTVPKTLSPQWREQFDLHLYEETGGVLEITVWDRDTGRRDDFIGRCQLDLSPLAKEQTHHLELPLEESRGVLVLLVTLTASAHVSIADLSVTPLDDPQERREILKRYGVLKSFSNLKDVGMVQVKVMRAEGLMAADVNGKSDPFCVLELNNDRLQTHTVYKNLSPEWNKAFTFNLKDVHSVLEVTVFDEDRDRSADFLGKVAIPLLHIRNGEQKGYLLKNKDLTGPTKGVIYLEVDVIYNTVKAALRTVVPAEQKYIEEEPKVSKQLLHQNFNRVKRCIMVLISYGTYINSCFEWESAQRSIISFVLFVVVVWNFELYMLPLALLLLLVWNYFFSSSRDTADMSMEAMFEWEDEEDDKDDKDSEHKGFMDKLYAIQDVFISVQNALDEVASYGERIKNTVNWTVPFLSWLAITALCLATLLLYLIPLRYLVLAWGVNKFTKKLRDPYMIDNNELLDFLSRVPSDVQVMQYHELKVDPGQSPNKRKRANLS, encoded by the exons ATGGAGCGGAGCGACGGGGACGAGAATGAGAGCTGCGCGTCCCAACAGAACACGATGTGGAAACAGTTCCAAGCCAGAGCCAAGCCGCTGCTCAGCCCCAAGCTGGGCGCCAGAGACCCGGAGGACAAGAAGGAGCGGGGCATGTGGATGTTCAAGAAGATGAAGCGGAAGGAGAACGTCGTCCTGGACCGGGTGATCTCCTCCTCACAGCCCGACctgctcttctcctctcagGTAGATGTGGAGGCGAAGGAGGCTCATCTCTGCGGCAAAGCGGCGGGGAGCGGCTCCGGACTCGGCCGGGAGAAGCTGCAGTCGTCCTCCAAGTACAAGACTTCCAGCCCGAACAAACCCACGGTGGCTCAGCTGGTACAGTCCCACCATAAGAGCTCCTCGCTGGGGTCTGCGTGCCTGGAGAAGCTGGCCGAGCCACCgggcagcagcggcggcggcagcagcggcggcagcagcggcgTGGGCGAAGCggcaacagctgcagcagcagcagaaccacaGCTGGAGAGCAAAGATGAGCAGTCG GGGATCTCTGCTCCCTGCTCCTCGGGGGTCACCGCCGAGCGACCCGCCCCCAGCTCAGGGATGTACAAGCTGGAGGTCGAACTCAAGAGAGGCCACAACCTGGCCGTACGGGACAGAGGAG GCAGCAGCGATCCGTACGTCAAGTTCAAACTCGCCGGTAAAGAAGTTTTCAGGAGCAAAACCATCCACAAAAACCTCAACCCGGTGTGGGAGGAGAAGACCAGTCTGATCGTAGATAGTCTGAGTGAACCTCTGTATGtaaag GTGTTTGATTATGACTTCGGTCTTCAGGACGACTTCATGGGTTCAGCTTACCTTTACCTGGAGTCTCTGGAGCAGCAGAG gacGATACCTGTCACTCTGGTGCTGCAGGACCCTCATCACCCTGAGCAGGACCTGGGCTCCCTGGAGTTCGCCGTCACCCTGACGCCTAAACACAGTCCCGTAGAGGAGCGGCGAGACTCCACG ACTATGCTGCTGAGGAGGTCCTGGAAACGATCCACTAAG cagcagcagtcattGCGTCTCTCAGAGCTGCATCGGAAGTCGCAGCTGTGGCGAGGGATCGTCAGCATCGCGCTGATCGAAGGTCGGAACCTGATCCCCATGGACCCCAACGGCCTGAGTGACCCCTACGCCAAGTTCAGACTGGGACACCAGAAGTACAAGAGCAAG aCCGTGCCAAAGACCCTGAGTCCTCAGTGGAGGGAGCAGTTTGACCTTCACCTGTatgaggagacaggaggagtgTTGGAGATCACAGTGTGGGACAGAGACACCGGGAGGAGGGACGACTTCATCGGACG CTGCCAGCTCGACCTCTCCCCTCTGGCCAAAGAGCAGACCCATCACCTGGAGCTGCCGCTGGAGGAGTCCCGGGGcgtgctggtgctgctggtcaCGCTGACCGCCTCGGCCCACGTCTCCATCGCCGACCTGTCCGTCACGCCGCTGGACGACCCGCAGGAGCGCAGGGAGATACTCAAACGATAC GGTGTGTTGAAGTCGTTCTCTAATTTAAAAGACGTGGGCATGGTGCAGGTGAAGGTGATGAGAGCAGAGGGACTCATGGCTGCTGATgtgaatg GTAAGAGCGATCCTTTCTGTGTGCTGGAGCTGAACAACGacagactacagacacacactgtttacaaGAACCTCAGTCCAGAGTGGAACAAAGCCTTCACCTT TAACTTGAAGGACGTCCACTCCGTGTTGGAGGTCACGGTGTTtgatgaggacagagacaggagcGCCGACTTCCTGGGAAAAGTCGCCATCCCCTTATTACAT ATCCGTAACGGCGAGCAGAAAGGCTACCTGTTGAAAAACAAGGATCTGACGGGTCCGACCAAAGGAGTCATCTACCTGGAGGTGGACGTCATCTACAACACG gtcAAAGCCGCTCTCAGGACGGTGGTTCCTGCAGAACAGAAATATATCGAGGAGGAACCAAAGGTCTCCAAacag ctgctgcaccaGAATTTCAACCGTGTGAAGAGGTGCATCATGGTCCTGATCAGCTACGGGACGTACATCAACAGCTGCTTCGAATGGGAGTCTGCGCAGAGGAGCATCATCTCCTTCGTG cTGTTCGTGGTGGTGGTGTGGAACTTCGAGCTCTACATGCTGCCGCTggcgttgctgctgctgctggtctggAACTACTTCTTCTCCTCGAGCAGGGATACAGCCGACATG tcaATGGAGGCCATGTTTGAAtgggaggatgaagaggacgaTAAAGACGACAAG GACTCGGAGCACAAGGGCTTCATGGATAAACTGTACGCCATCCAGGACGTGTTCATCAGCGTGCAGAACGCTCTGGACGAGGTGGCGTCGTACGGAGAGAGGATAAAGAA caCCGTGAACTGGACAGTGCCTTTCCTCAGCTGGCTGGCGATCACTGCCTTATGTTTGGCCACGCTTCTTCTCTACCTCATACCTCTCAGATACCTTGTGCTGGCATGGG gtgtGAATAAATTCACCAAGAAGCTCCGCGACCCGTACATGATCGACAACAATGAGCTGCTTGACTTCCTGTCCAGAGTTCCCTCTGATGTTCAAGTG atgcagTATCATGAGCTGAAGGTCGACCCCGGACAAAGCCCCAACAAACGCAAGAGGGCCAACCTGAGCTAG
- the mctp1b gene encoding multiple C2 and transmembrane domain-containing protein 1 isoform X3 has protein sequence MERSDGDENESCASQQNTMWKQFQARAKPLLSPKLGARDPEDKKERGMWMFKKMKRKENVVLDRVISSSQPDLLFSSQVDVEAKEAHLCGKAAGSGSGLGREKLQSSSKYKTSSPNKPTVAQLVQSHHKSSSLGSACLEKLAEPPGSSGGGSSGGSSGVGEAATAAAAAEPQLESKDEQSGISAPCSSGVTAERPAPSSGMYKLEVELKRGHNLAVRDRGGSSDPYVKFKLAGKEVFRSKTIHKNLNPVWEEKTSLIVDSLSEPLYVKVFDYDFGLQDDFMGSAYLYLESLEQQRTIPVTLVLQDPHHPEQDLGSLEFAVTLTPKHSPVEERRDSTQQQSLRLSELHRKSQLWRGIVSIALIEGRNLIPMDPNGLSDPYAKFRLGHQKYKSKTVPKTLSPQWREQFDLHLYEETGGVLEITVWDRDTGRRDDFIGRCQLDLSPLAKEQTHHLELPLEESRGVLVLLVTLTASAHVSIADLSVTPLDDPQERREILKRYGVLKSFSNLKDVGMVQVKVMRAEGLMAADVNGKSDPFCVLELNNDRLQTHTVYKNLSPEWNKAFTFNLKDVHSVLEVTVFDEDRDRSADFLGKVAIPLLHIRNGEQKGYLLKNKDLTGPTKGVIYLEVDVIYNTVKAALRTVVPAEQKYIEEEPKVSKQLLHQNFNRVKRCIMVLISYGTYINSCFEWESAQRSIISFVLFVVVVWNFELYMLPLALLLLLVWNYFFSSSRDTADMSMEAMFEWEDEEDDKDDKDSEHKGFMDKLYAIQDVFISVQNALDEVASYGERIKNTVNWTVPFLSWLAITALCLATLLLYLIPLRYLVLAWGVNKFTKKLRDPYMIDNNELLDFLSRVPSDVQVMQYHELKVDPGQSPNKRKRANLS, from the exons ATGGAGCGGAGCGACGGGGACGAGAATGAGAGCTGCGCGTCCCAACAGAACACGATGTGGAAACAGTTCCAAGCCAGAGCCAAGCCGCTGCTCAGCCCCAAGCTGGGCGCCAGAGACCCGGAGGACAAGAAGGAGCGGGGCATGTGGATGTTCAAGAAGATGAAGCGGAAGGAGAACGTCGTCCTGGACCGGGTGATCTCCTCCTCACAGCCCGACctgctcttctcctctcagGTAGATGTGGAGGCGAAGGAGGCTCATCTCTGCGGCAAAGCGGCGGGGAGCGGCTCCGGACTCGGCCGGGAGAAGCTGCAGTCGTCCTCCAAGTACAAGACTTCCAGCCCGAACAAACCCACGGTGGCTCAGCTGGTACAGTCCCACCATAAGAGCTCCTCGCTGGGGTCTGCGTGCCTGGAGAAGCTGGCCGAGCCACCgggcagcagcggcggcggcagcagcggcggcagcagcggcgTGGGCGAAGCggcaacagctgcagcagcagcagaaccacaGCTGGAGAGCAAAGATGAGCAGTCG GGGATCTCTGCTCCCTGCTCCTCGGGGGTCACCGCCGAGCGACCCGCCCCCAGCTCAGGGATGTACAAGCTGGAGGTCGAACTCAAGAGAGGCCACAACCTGGCCGTACGGGACAGAGGAG GCAGCAGCGATCCGTACGTCAAGTTCAAACTCGCCGGTAAAGAAGTTTTCAGGAGCAAAACCATCCACAAAAACCTCAACCCGGTGTGGGAGGAGAAGACCAGTCTGATCGTAGATAGTCTGAGTGAACCTCTGTATGtaaag GTGTTTGATTATGACTTCGGTCTTCAGGACGACTTCATGGGTTCAGCTTACCTTTACCTGGAGTCTCTGGAGCAGCAGAG gacGATACCTGTCACTCTGGTGCTGCAGGACCCTCATCACCCTGAGCAGGACCTGGGCTCCCTGGAGTTCGCCGTCACCCTGACGCCTAAACACAGTCCCGTAGAGGAGCGGCGAGACTCCACG cagcagcagtcattGCGTCTCTCAGAGCTGCATCGGAAGTCGCAGCTGTGGCGAGGGATCGTCAGCATCGCGCTGATCGAAGGTCGGAACCTGATCCCCATGGACCCCAACGGCCTGAGTGACCCCTACGCCAAGTTCAGACTGGGACACCAGAAGTACAAGAGCAAG aCCGTGCCAAAGACCCTGAGTCCTCAGTGGAGGGAGCAGTTTGACCTTCACCTGTatgaggagacaggaggagtgTTGGAGATCACAGTGTGGGACAGAGACACCGGGAGGAGGGACGACTTCATCGGACG CTGCCAGCTCGACCTCTCCCCTCTGGCCAAAGAGCAGACCCATCACCTGGAGCTGCCGCTGGAGGAGTCCCGGGGcgtgctggtgctgctggtcaCGCTGACCGCCTCGGCCCACGTCTCCATCGCCGACCTGTCCGTCACGCCGCTGGACGACCCGCAGGAGCGCAGGGAGATACTCAAACGATAC GGTGTGTTGAAGTCGTTCTCTAATTTAAAAGACGTGGGCATGGTGCAGGTGAAGGTGATGAGAGCAGAGGGACTCATGGCTGCTGATgtgaatg GTAAGAGCGATCCTTTCTGTGTGCTGGAGCTGAACAACGacagactacagacacacactgtttacaaGAACCTCAGTCCAGAGTGGAACAAAGCCTTCACCTT TAACTTGAAGGACGTCCACTCCGTGTTGGAGGTCACGGTGTTtgatgaggacagagacaggagcGCCGACTTCCTGGGAAAAGTCGCCATCCCCTTATTACAT ATCCGTAACGGCGAGCAGAAAGGCTACCTGTTGAAAAACAAGGATCTGACGGGTCCGACCAAAGGAGTCATCTACCTGGAGGTGGACGTCATCTACAACACG gtcAAAGCCGCTCTCAGGACGGTGGTTCCTGCAGAACAGAAATATATCGAGGAGGAACCAAAGGTCTCCAAacag ctgctgcaccaGAATTTCAACCGTGTGAAGAGGTGCATCATGGTCCTGATCAGCTACGGGACGTACATCAACAGCTGCTTCGAATGGGAGTCTGCGCAGAGGAGCATCATCTCCTTCGTG cTGTTCGTGGTGGTGGTGTGGAACTTCGAGCTCTACATGCTGCCGCTggcgttgctgctgctgctggtctggAACTACTTCTTCTCCTCGAGCAGGGATACAGCCGACATG tcaATGGAGGCCATGTTTGAAtgggaggatgaagaggacgaTAAAGACGACAAG GACTCGGAGCACAAGGGCTTCATGGATAAACTGTACGCCATCCAGGACGTGTTCATCAGCGTGCAGAACGCTCTGGACGAGGTGGCGTCGTACGGAGAGAGGATAAAGAA caCCGTGAACTGGACAGTGCCTTTCCTCAGCTGGCTGGCGATCACTGCCTTATGTTTGGCCACGCTTCTTCTCTACCTCATACCTCTCAGATACCTTGTGCTGGCATGGG gtgtGAATAAATTCACCAAGAAGCTCCGCGACCCGTACATGATCGACAACAATGAGCTGCTTGACTTCCTGTCCAGAGTTCCCTCTGATGTTCAAGTG atgcagTATCATGAGCTGAAGGTCGACCCCGGACAAAGCCCCAACAAACGCAAGAGGGCCAACCTGAGCTAG
- the mctp1b gene encoding multiple C2 and transmembrane domain-containing protein 1 isoform X4: MERSDGDENESCASQQNTMWKQFQARAKPLLSPKLGARDPEDKKERGMWMFKKMKRKENVVLDRVISSSQPDLLFSSQVDVEAKEAHLCGKAAGSGSGLGREKLQSSSKYKTSSPNKPTVAQLVQSHHKSSSLGSACLEKLAEPPGSSGGGSSGGSSGVGEAATAAAAAEPQLESKDEQSGISAPCSSGVTAERPAPSSGMYKLEVELKRGHNLAVRDRGGSSDPYVKFKLAGKEVFRSKTIHKNLNPVWEEKTSLIVDSLSEPLYVKVFDYDFGLQDDFMGSAYLYLESLEQQRTIPVTLVLQDPHHPEQDLGSLEFAVTLTPKHSPVEERRDSTQQSLRLSELHRKSQLWRGIVSIALIEGRNLIPMDPNGLSDPYAKFRLGHQKYKSKTVPKTLSPQWREQFDLHLYEETGGVLEITVWDRDTGRRDDFIGRCQLDLSPLAKEQTHHLELPLEESRGVLVLLVTLTASAHVSIADLSVTPLDDPQERREILKRYGVLKSFSNLKDVGMVQVKVMRAEGLMAADVNGKSDPFCVLELNNDRLQTHTVYKNLSPEWNKAFTFNLKDVHSVLEVTVFDEDRDRSADFLGKVAIPLLHIRNGEQKGYLLKNKDLTGPTKGVIYLEVDVIYNTVKAALRTVVPAEQKYIEEEPKVSKQLLHQNFNRVKRCIMVLISYGTYINSCFEWESAQRSIISFVLFVVVVWNFELYMLPLALLLLLVWNYFFSSSRDTADMSMEAMFEWEDEEDDKDDKDSEHKGFMDKLYAIQDVFISVQNALDEVASYGERIKNTVNWTVPFLSWLAITALCLATLLLYLIPLRYLVLAWGVNKFTKKLRDPYMIDNNELLDFLSRVPSDVQVMQYHELKVDPGQSPNKRKRANLS, translated from the exons ATGGAGCGGAGCGACGGGGACGAGAATGAGAGCTGCGCGTCCCAACAGAACACGATGTGGAAACAGTTCCAAGCCAGAGCCAAGCCGCTGCTCAGCCCCAAGCTGGGCGCCAGAGACCCGGAGGACAAGAAGGAGCGGGGCATGTGGATGTTCAAGAAGATGAAGCGGAAGGAGAACGTCGTCCTGGACCGGGTGATCTCCTCCTCACAGCCCGACctgctcttctcctctcagGTAGATGTGGAGGCGAAGGAGGCTCATCTCTGCGGCAAAGCGGCGGGGAGCGGCTCCGGACTCGGCCGGGAGAAGCTGCAGTCGTCCTCCAAGTACAAGACTTCCAGCCCGAACAAACCCACGGTGGCTCAGCTGGTACAGTCCCACCATAAGAGCTCCTCGCTGGGGTCTGCGTGCCTGGAGAAGCTGGCCGAGCCACCgggcagcagcggcggcggcagcagcggcggcagcagcggcgTGGGCGAAGCggcaacagctgcagcagcagcagaaccacaGCTGGAGAGCAAAGATGAGCAGTCG GGGATCTCTGCTCCCTGCTCCTCGGGGGTCACCGCCGAGCGACCCGCCCCCAGCTCAGGGATGTACAAGCTGGAGGTCGAACTCAAGAGAGGCCACAACCTGGCCGTACGGGACAGAGGAG GCAGCAGCGATCCGTACGTCAAGTTCAAACTCGCCGGTAAAGAAGTTTTCAGGAGCAAAACCATCCACAAAAACCTCAACCCGGTGTGGGAGGAGAAGACCAGTCTGATCGTAGATAGTCTGAGTGAACCTCTGTATGtaaag GTGTTTGATTATGACTTCGGTCTTCAGGACGACTTCATGGGTTCAGCTTACCTTTACCTGGAGTCTCTGGAGCAGCAGAG gacGATACCTGTCACTCTGGTGCTGCAGGACCCTCATCACCCTGAGCAGGACCTGGGCTCCCTGGAGTTCGCCGTCACCCTGACGCCTAAACACAGTCCCGTAGAGGAGCGGCGAGACTCCACG cagcagtcattGCGTCTCTCAGAGCTGCATCGGAAGTCGCAGCTGTGGCGAGGGATCGTCAGCATCGCGCTGATCGAAGGTCGGAACCTGATCCCCATGGACCCCAACGGCCTGAGTGACCCCTACGCCAAGTTCAGACTGGGACACCAGAAGTACAAGAGCAAG aCCGTGCCAAAGACCCTGAGTCCTCAGTGGAGGGAGCAGTTTGACCTTCACCTGTatgaggagacaggaggagtgTTGGAGATCACAGTGTGGGACAGAGACACCGGGAGGAGGGACGACTTCATCGGACG CTGCCAGCTCGACCTCTCCCCTCTGGCCAAAGAGCAGACCCATCACCTGGAGCTGCCGCTGGAGGAGTCCCGGGGcgtgctggtgctgctggtcaCGCTGACCGCCTCGGCCCACGTCTCCATCGCCGACCTGTCCGTCACGCCGCTGGACGACCCGCAGGAGCGCAGGGAGATACTCAAACGATAC GGTGTGTTGAAGTCGTTCTCTAATTTAAAAGACGTGGGCATGGTGCAGGTGAAGGTGATGAGAGCAGAGGGACTCATGGCTGCTGATgtgaatg GTAAGAGCGATCCTTTCTGTGTGCTGGAGCTGAACAACGacagactacagacacacactgtttacaaGAACCTCAGTCCAGAGTGGAACAAAGCCTTCACCTT TAACTTGAAGGACGTCCACTCCGTGTTGGAGGTCACGGTGTTtgatgaggacagagacaggagcGCCGACTTCCTGGGAAAAGTCGCCATCCCCTTATTACAT ATCCGTAACGGCGAGCAGAAAGGCTACCTGTTGAAAAACAAGGATCTGACGGGTCCGACCAAAGGAGTCATCTACCTGGAGGTGGACGTCATCTACAACACG gtcAAAGCCGCTCTCAGGACGGTGGTTCCTGCAGAACAGAAATATATCGAGGAGGAACCAAAGGTCTCCAAacag ctgctgcaccaGAATTTCAACCGTGTGAAGAGGTGCATCATGGTCCTGATCAGCTACGGGACGTACATCAACAGCTGCTTCGAATGGGAGTCTGCGCAGAGGAGCATCATCTCCTTCGTG cTGTTCGTGGTGGTGGTGTGGAACTTCGAGCTCTACATGCTGCCGCTggcgttgctgctgctgctggtctggAACTACTTCTTCTCCTCGAGCAGGGATACAGCCGACATG tcaATGGAGGCCATGTTTGAAtgggaggatgaagaggacgaTAAAGACGACAAG GACTCGGAGCACAAGGGCTTCATGGATAAACTGTACGCCATCCAGGACGTGTTCATCAGCGTGCAGAACGCTCTGGACGAGGTGGCGTCGTACGGAGAGAGGATAAAGAA caCCGTGAACTGGACAGTGCCTTTCCTCAGCTGGCTGGCGATCACTGCCTTATGTTTGGCCACGCTTCTTCTCTACCTCATACCTCTCAGATACCTTGTGCTGGCATGGG gtgtGAATAAATTCACCAAGAAGCTCCGCGACCCGTACATGATCGACAACAATGAGCTGCTTGACTTCCTGTCCAGAGTTCCCTCTGATGTTCAAGTG atgcagTATCATGAGCTGAAGGTCGACCCCGGACAAAGCCCCAACAAACGCAAGAGGGCCAACCTGAGCTAG